The following coding sequences lie in one Metallumcola ferriviriculae genomic window:
- a CDS encoding cob(I)yrinic acid a,c-diamide adenosyltransferase, producing the protein MASYGLIHVYFGDGKGKTTAVLGLILRALGRGADVALIQFMKGSTYSGEIYSLSRFSSQLQHFKFGWTCPRSAMIKSGEAKCQKCGQCFQENRDPRYGFAKAALRKAGELMAAGTCQVMVLDEVGNALRRGLISEAEFLDFLNSRDGNTELILTGRTMPKKVLEQAHYVTKVAAVKHPFKDGVDSRRGIEY; encoded by the coding sequence ATGGCTAGTTACGGGTTGATACATGTATATTTTGGTGACGGCAAGGGGAAGACTACAGCGGTTTTGGGTCTAATTCTGCGAGCATTGGGCAGGGGCGCTGACGTAGCATTAATCCAGTTTATGAAAGGAAGCACATATTCCGGTGAAATTTATTCCCTGTCTCGTTTTTCCAGCCAATTGCAGCATTTTAAGTTTGGTTGGACTTGCCCCCGCAGTGCCATGATAAAATCCGGGGAAGCAAAGTGTCAAAAATGCGGTCAGTGTTTTCAGGAGAACCGCGACCCCCGGTACGGTTTCGCTAAAGCCGCTTTGCGTAAGGCCGGGGAATTAATGGCAGCAGGCACGTGTCAGGTTATGGTACTGGACGAGGTAGGTAATGCACTGCGCCGCGGATTGATATCGGAAGCCGAATTTCTTGATTTTCTCAATAGTCGGGACGGTAACACAGAGTTAATATTGACCGGCCGTACCATGCCGAAAAAGGTATTGGAGCAAGCTCATTACGTTACCAAGGTAGCAGCTGTGAAACATCCTTTCAAAGACGGGGTAGACAGCCGCAGGGGAATTGAATATTAG
- the cobT gene encoding nicotinate-nucleotide--dimethylbenzimidazole phosphoribosyltransferase yields the protein MSKLERTIQAIEPLNEVAMHEAQQRLDNLTKPPGSLGVLEDVVKKIAGIIGKAALPQSMEKVIILMAGDHGVVAEGVSAFPQEVTPQMILNFANGGAAINVLAKHAGARLYMVDVGVAVDLPDLPGLDKRKIAYGTKNMAQGPAMTMEEAIAALEVGIDVVNALIDKGASFVAMGEMGIGNTTPSAALLSVLEGLPIEEAVGRGTGVNDEGLRRKITAINKALDVNRPNSEQPLDALVKVGGLEIAGLAGVVLGAAARRVPVMVDGFISGAAALVAVKMAPLAKHYLIGSHLSVEPGHRKMLDAMELKPTLMMDMRLGEGTGAALGMLMVDAAVKILNEMATFDDAGVSRE from the coding sequence ATGAGTAAATTGGAAAGAACAATTCAGGCCATAGAACCATTAAATGAGGTAGCAATGCATGAGGCACAACAACGATTGGATAACCTTACCAAACCACCGGGTAGTCTGGGGGTATTAGAAGATGTGGTCAAAAAAATAGCGGGTATTATCGGAAAAGCTGCTCTGCCCCAAAGCATGGAAAAGGTAATTATCCTTATGGCCGGTGACCATGGTGTGGTTGCCGAAGGAGTCAGTGCATTTCCTCAAGAGGTCACTCCTCAGATGATACTTAACTTTGCTAACGGCGGTGCAGCTATCAATGTTTTAGCAAAGCATGCAGGAGCTAGATTATATATGGTGGATGTGGGGGTGGCAGTGGACCTGCCTGACCTGCCGGGATTGGATAAGCGAAAGATAGCCTATGGCACGAAAAATATGGCCCAGGGGCCTGCCATGACCATGGAAGAAGCCATTGCAGCACTGGAAGTGGGCATCGATGTAGTCAACGCCCTAATTGATAAGGGAGCGTCTTTTGTGGCTATGGGCGAAATGGGTATCGGCAACACCACGCCCAGTGCTGCGTTGCTTTCAGTTCTGGAGGGATTGCCGATAGAAGAAGCAGTGGGTCGCGGCACCGGCGTAAACGATGAAGGGCTCCGCAGGAAAATTACGGCTATAAATAAGGCACTGGATGTAAACCGGCCTAATTCCGAGCAGCCCTTGGATGCTCTGGTAAAAGTGGGCGGACTAGAGATCGCAGGATTAGCCGGTGTGGTATTGGGGGCGGCTGCAAGGAGAGTGCCGGTAATGGTTGACGGCTTTATTTCCGGAGCTGCAGCTTTGGTGGCAGTAAAGATGGCGCCTCTGGCAAAACATTACCTCATTGGCTCCCATCTTTCAGTAGAACCGGGCCATCGCAAAATGCTGGATGCCATGGAGCTAAAGCCTACTTTAATGATGGATATGCGCTTGGGTGAGGGAACCGGTGCAGCACTGGGTATGTTGATGGTGGATGCAGCTGTCAAGATTTTGAACGAAATGGCCACATTCGATGATGCCGGTGTTTCCAGGGAGTAG